A region from the Algoriphagus machipongonensis genome encodes:
- a CDS encoding SLC13 family permease yields MKINLKSLGLYFGPIAFVLINFFVVFNDLNPAAQAMLALAAWMAIWWISEALPIAATAFLPLILMPLLDILPIADVSSNYMHPTVLLYMGGFLLATGIEKWNLHRRIALNIINLLGTDLRRIVLGFILATGILSMWISNSATSLMMLPIGLAVVNQFKSQLGESNSSVADRLGKNIMLGIAYSASIGGLATLIGTPTNAIMAAVIKDLYDYSIGFNEWLAFGLPLVSVMLFICWYYLVSAANPLPKKFSLSDGKNIISTQLKALGKISFEEKLVMIVFGLVCLAWILRSFVLVKILPGIDDTIIVLVGVLILFILPSSSGEDRILDWKTAERIPWGVLILFGGGLALAAGFKETGLAEWIGQRFTLIEGISFFLLLLIIIASVNFLTEVTSNVATASMLLPILASVALKLDLHPFGLMIAATLAASCAFMLPVATPPNAVVFGSGYLQMKDMVRAGFWLNIISIFLVSLMVYFVLPWMWEIDLLKNPF; encoded by the coding sequence ATGAAAATCAATCTCAAATCATTAGGGCTATACTTTGGGCCTATTGCCTTCGTTTTAATAAACTTTTTTGTCGTTTTCAATGATCTAAATCCTGCAGCTCAAGCCATGTTGGCTTTAGCTGCATGGATGGCTATTTGGTGGATCTCGGAAGCTTTACCCATTGCTGCCACTGCATTCCTTCCTTTGATATTAATGCCCTTACTTGACATTCTTCCCATCGCAGATGTGTCTTCGAATTATATGCATCCTACGGTTCTATTGTATATGGGAGGATTTTTATTGGCAACAGGAATAGAAAAATGGAATCTCCACCGGAGGATCGCTCTTAATATCATCAATCTTTTAGGAACAGATCTTAGAAGAATTGTTCTTGGCTTTATTCTGGCAACAGGAATATTATCCATGTGGATTTCCAACTCTGCAACCTCTCTTATGATGCTACCCATTGGTTTGGCTGTTGTAAATCAATTTAAATCCCAATTAGGAGAATCTAATTCCTCTGTTGCTGATCGCTTAGGTAAAAATATCATGTTGGGAATAGCCTATAGTGCCTCAATTGGTGGTTTGGCAACTCTGATAGGAACTCCTACCAATGCGATTATGGCTGCAGTCATTAAGGATTTGTATGATTACAGCATAGGCTTTAATGAATGGTTGGCATTTGGACTACCATTGGTATCCGTCATGCTATTTATTTGCTGGTACTACTTGGTGAGTGCGGCTAATCCCCTACCCAAGAAATTCTCCCTTTCTGATGGTAAAAACATCATTTCAACGCAGCTAAAGGCTTTGGGAAAAATCAGTTTTGAGGAAAAACTGGTGATGATTGTTTTTGGATTGGTTTGTTTAGCCTGGATATTAAGAAGTTTTGTCTTGGTAAAAATTTTACCAGGAATTGATGATACCATCATCGTTTTGGTGGGTGTACTCATCTTGTTTATCCTTCCATCTTCCTCTGGTGAAGATCGAATATTGGACTGGAAAACTGCAGAGCGAATCCCTTGGGGCGTTTTGATCCTTTTTGGTGGTGGACTGGCATTGGCAGCGGGCTTCAAAGAAACGGGATTAGCAGAGTGGATTGGTCAGCGATTTACGCTTATTGAAGGTATTTCTTTCTTCCTATTGCTTTTGATTATCATCGCTTCGGTCAACTTCCTAACTGAGGTTACTTCCAATGTGGCGACTGCTTCCATGTTGCTTCCAATTCTAGCTTCCGTAGCTCTTAAGCTAGATTTACACCCATTTGGGTTGATGATTGCTGCAACCTTAGCAGCCAGTTGTGCCTTTATGCTTCCGGTTGCTACTCCACCGAATGCCGTGGTTTTTGGTTCCGGCTATCTGCAGATGAAAGATATGGTTCGCGCCGGATTTTGGCTGAATATCATTTCTATCTTTTTGGTATCTCTAATGGTGTATTTTGTACTTCCATGGATGTGGGAAATTGATTTGCTTAAAAACCCATTTTGA
- a CDS encoding sensor histidine kinase, whose protein sequence is MKSKRFAFRELEWWILTFVFLIIVLTNIVITMSSNHYPVEKFFGIVIMPIVIYIGFYVMHLVIIPKYLKDKNVLHLVLYSLLAASVTGALSGACAGVNDMDAEKFFRFYFGTLSLYSVYLVTAILLRKMFLPPIFKDFQIYNGVRLFIIFLFVSIFLFVSRIFVNDAVLVILLMIVPGISFFVIYNYFLLYRNKISGNMKAYRWFLWGLIGVIMIGFFLAAVENNVPEIILLGVGMVLLLVFVVFPVSNLIFGKYEDFIGKIDVLSVQVNQSTANLSFLRSQINPHFLFNALNTLYGSALMENAEKTSDGIQKLGDMMRFMLHENQMDKIPLSREIDYLRNYLDLQMLRFAKEDHLDVTIQIGEEHCHGDISPMLLIPFVENAFKHGISTKSKSWIKINLRCLKGSVHLDVVNSMHPKKVTEDPKDESGIGLENVKSRLTHFYPQKHNLTIVANEFEHFVHLSVQLQ, encoded by the coding sequence ATGAAATCTAAAAGGTTTGCATTTCGGGAATTAGAATGGTGGATACTCACCTTTGTGTTTTTGATAATTGTTCTCACCAATATCGTGATTACCATGTCATCAAATCACTATCCGGTAGAAAAATTCTTCGGGATAGTCATCATGCCAATCGTCATTTATATAGGGTTTTATGTGATGCATTTGGTAATAATTCCCAAATACCTCAAAGACAAAAATGTCCTGCATCTGGTGCTGTATAGCTTGTTAGCGGCATCTGTAACAGGTGCCTTGTCTGGTGCTTGCGCAGGAGTAAATGACATGGATGCAGAAAAATTCTTTCGCTTTTATTTTGGCACGCTTTCTTTGTATTCAGTCTACCTGGTGACTGCTATTCTACTCAGAAAAATGTTCCTACCTCCTATTTTCAAGGATTTTCAAATCTACAATGGAGTTAGGTTATTCATCATTTTCTTATTTGTAAGCATATTCTTATTCGTTTCCAGAATCTTTGTCAATGATGCAGTACTAGTCATCCTGCTAATGATTGTCCCTGGTATCTCCTTTTTTGTGATCTACAATTACTTCCTGCTTTATAGAAATAAGATCAGTGGAAATATGAAAGCTTATCGTTGGTTTCTCTGGGGTTTGATCGGAGTGATTATGATCGGGTTCTTTCTCGCTGCTGTAGAAAACAATGTTCCTGAAATCATACTTCTAGGCGTGGGAATGGTGCTTTTGCTGGTCTTTGTCGTCTTCCCGGTATCCAATTTAATCTTTGGGAAATACGAAGATTTTATCGGTAAAATCGATGTACTTTCTGTGCAAGTCAATCAGAGTACTGCCAACCTTAGTTTCCTTCGATCCCAGATTAATCCACACTTTCTTTTTAACGCACTCAACACCCTTTATGGCTCTGCCTTGATGGAAAATGCAGAAAAAACATCCGATGGCATCCAAAAACTGGGAGATATGATGAGGTTTATGTTGCATGAAAATCAGATGGATAAAATCCCTCTTTCCAGAGAAATCGATTACCTCAGAAATTACCTAGACCTTCAAATGCTTCGTTTTGCCAAAGAAGATCATTTGGATGTTACTATTCAGATTGGTGAAGAGCATTGTCATGGTGACATCTCCCCTATGCTTTTGATTCCATTTGTGGAAAATGCCTTTAAACATGGTATCAGCACCAAAAGCAAGTCTTGGATTAAGATTAACCTTCGTTGCCTGAAAGGTTCAGTCCATCTGGATGTGGTCAATAGCATGCATCCCAAAAAAGTTACTGAAGATCCAAAGGATGAGTCGGGAATAGGATTAGAAAATGTCAAAAGCAGATTGACGCACTTTTATCCTCAAAAACACAACCTAACTATTGTAGCGAATGAATTTGAGCATTTTGTGCATTTATCCGTTCAACTTCAGTGA
- a CDS encoding S41 family peptidase: MKKYLLLLCTILSISCYGQKETHFISINQVREDLNYLDEILREKSSYQGLNGFDYHKSFDTYLNKIESKDSISVLEFGLFLSQTMGKIGDRHSYIKGYDLPESKYLPMAFAPLDEKVLVLEFDREQEVYKRWHSEYPYLKSIEQIPINDILSKSIPGEELAPENSFTLRAVRELRNIETLFYILNKELPNPISITLTNEEGEEKLFSIPLVEKDKRPRIWDERYHKKGFFFEFYEDQINNRKIIEQFFRIDDQLAYIQIPSMVDRKDSPTFFQMLGSFMEEAKNTEALIIDVRDNGGGSRDLIQELAGYLVHPDSIYVVNVTRQRGELPLNNELKERLNSRFLFPKSEFEPREQETINRFISTFEPMYQLNEKNFSENYYYLLNGKKLSTDKYHFNKPVYILANERTFSAASILVSVFKGLPNIKIVGTNTDGSSGNSERFNLPHSQLDGKISTMVSFQKDGQILDGIGTSPDIRIERNLNQVYWSEDYQLQKLIELIEEEIKNASSKSN, encoded by the coding sequence TTGAAAAAATACCTGCTTTTACTCTGTACAATCTTATCGATTTCATGTTATGGACAAAAGGAAACACATTTTATATCCATTAATCAAGTAAGAGAAGACTTGAATTACCTGGATGAGATTCTTCGGGAAAAGTCTTCCTATCAGGGCTTAAATGGATTTGATTATCATAAATCTTTTGACACCTACCTCAATAAAATTGAATCAAAGGACTCAATTTCTGTTCTGGAATTCGGATTGTTTCTTTCCCAGACAATGGGGAAAATTGGAGATCGACATTCCTATATCAAAGGATATGATCTCCCTGAATCCAAATACCTACCCATGGCTTTTGCCCCTTTGGATGAAAAAGTTTTGGTTTTAGAATTTGATAGAGAGCAGGAGGTTTATAAAAGGTGGCATTCTGAATATCCTTACTTGAAATCAATAGAGCAGATTCCAATAAATGATATCCTTTCCAAATCTATTCCAGGGGAAGAGTTGGCTCCTGAAAATTCCTTCACACTTAGAGCTGTTAGGGAATTGAGGAACATAGAGACCCTTTTTTATATTTTAAACAAGGAATTACCCAACCCCATTTCAATTACCCTTACCAATGAAGAGGGGGAAGAAAAACTCTTTAGCATCCCTTTGGTCGAAAAAGATAAAAGACCCAGAATATGGGATGAGAGGTATCATAAGAAGGGATTTTTCTTTGAGTTTTATGAGGATCAAATTAATAACAGAAAAATCATTGAGCAGTTTTTTCGGATAGATGATCAATTAGCGTACATCCAAATCCCATCTATGGTCGATCGAAAGGATAGCCCTACTTTCTTCCAAATGCTAGGTTCCTTCATGGAAGAGGCAAAAAATACAGAAGCCTTAATTATTGATGTTAGAGATAACGGTGGTGGATCCAGGGATTTAATTCAGGAATTGGCAGGCTATCTTGTTCACCCTGACTCAATTTATGTTGTCAACGTAACAAGACAAAGAGGTGAATTACCTCTTAATAATGAATTAAAAGAGAGATTAAACTCACGGTTTTTATTTCCCAAAAGTGAATTTGAGCCTAGAGAACAAGAAACTATCAATCGGTTTATTTCCACTTTTGAGCCCATGTATCAACTCAATGAGAAAAACTTTAGCGAAAACTATTATTACTTGCTTAACGGGAAAAAACTATCGACTGACAAATACCATTTTAATAAGCCCGTTTATATTTTGGCCAACGAACGAACCTTTAGTGCCGCTTCTATTCTAGTATCAGTATTCAAAGGCCTACCCAATATAAAAATTGTAGGAACCAATACAGACGGGTCAAGTGGGAATAGTGAAAGGTTTAATTTGCCACATTCTCAATTAGATGGAAAAATCAGCACCATGGTCTCTTTTCAAAAAGATGGGCAGATCTTAGATGGAATAGGCACTTCGCCAGATATCAGAATTGAAAGAAACTTGAATCAGGTATATTGGAGCGAAGATTACCAACTCCAGAAATTAATTGAATTGATCGAGGAAGAAATAAAAAATGCCTCCTCTAAAAGCAATTAA
- a CDS encoding LytR/AlgR family response regulator transcription factor translates to MIKAIAIDDEKMALEVIKAHASKVPFLHLDEVFLDAIQALEYVKEQSVDLIFLDINMPDISGIDFAGLLPKETMVVFTTAYSDFAVKGFELDALDYLLKPFNLSRFIKACQKAQEWMELQPEREPESTFIKTGEGQVRLHFGELLFCEASGNYVTFQSEEEKVLSRMTLAEVENLLPSYFIRTHRSFLVNSKKVDKVEKHLLHLQQKTVPVSLSYMDQVMEFFQV, encoded by the coding sequence ATGATCAAAGCAATAGCCATAGATGATGAGAAAATGGCTTTGGAAGTCATCAAAGCACATGCTTCAAAAGTTCCTTTTTTGCATTTGGACGAAGTTTTTTTAGATGCCATTCAAGCCTTGGAATACGTTAAAGAGCAGTCGGTAGATTTGATCTTCTTGGACATCAATATGCCTGATATTTCAGGAATTGACTTTGCTGGTTTACTTCCCAAAGAAACCATGGTTGTGTTTACCACAGCCTACTCTGATTTTGCTGTAAAGGGTTTTGAACTGGATGCTTTGGACTATTTATTAAAGCCTTTTAATCTCAGCAGATTCATAAAGGCTTGCCAAAAGGCACAGGAATGGATGGAATTGCAACCAGAAAGAGAACCAGAATCCACTTTTATCAAAACGGGTGAAGGTCAGGTTAGATTGCATTTTGGTGAGCTACTTTTCTGTGAGGCCAGTGGAAACTATGTGACTTTCCAGTCTGAAGAAGAAAAGGTGCTCAGTAGAATGACCTTAGCCGAGGTAGAGAACCTACTGCCTTCCTATTTTATCCGAACCCATCGTTCCTTTTTAGTCAACAGCAAAAAAGTGGATAAAGTAGAAAAGCATCTACTTCATTTACAGCAGAAAACCGTTCCTGTAAGTTTGTCTTATATGGATCAGGTGATGGAGTTTTTTCAGGTTTAG
- a CDS encoding AraC family transcriptional regulator: MKNPLKKSRIPDTKVFVVKELIAPYFDKYWHFHPEYQLVVILKGRGTRYIGDDIKPFKEGDLVMTGPNLPHVWRSDDIYFDPENDLETHLIVIYFPEDFLGNGIFEKEEFEDIGRLMKASIRGLSVNGKSNAEVTKMMKKLVQLKGSSQLVQLLEILTYLSHSKDITPITNPEYINLNKESEKDRMGEVYEYVMNNYKSKITLQEVAELANLSVSAFSRFFKSRANKSFSDFVSDVRISHACKLLHEEDIHISEVCYESGFNTLSNFNKQFKDRIGKTPLNYRKEYLDSFIDS, encoded by the coding sequence ATGAAAAATCCACTTAAGAAGTCTCGAATTCCAGACACCAAAGTTTTTGTGGTAAAGGAACTTATCGCTCCATATTTTGATAAATATTGGCATTTTCATCCTGAGTATCAACTAGTAGTTATACTAAAGGGGAGAGGGACTCGCTATATAGGCGATGATATCAAGCCTTTTAAAGAAGGTGACTTGGTTATGACAGGTCCAAATTTACCCCATGTTTGGCGTTCGGATGATATCTATTTTGATCCGGAAAACGATCTTGAAACTCACTTGATTGTCATCTATTTTCCTGAAGATTTTTTGGGTAATGGAATCTTTGAAAAAGAAGAATTTGAGGATATCGGGAGACTTATGAAAGCTTCAATCCGTGGCTTATCAGTTAATGGAAAAAGTAATGCCGAAGTGACCAAAATGATGAAAAAGCTGGTTCAATTGAAAGGTTCTAGTCAATTGGTTCAGTTGCTGGAGATTTTGACTTATTTGTCTCATTCAAAGGATATTACGCCAATTACAAACCCAGAATACATCAATCTTAACAAAGAGTCCGAGAAAGATAGAATGGGGGAAGTGTATGAATATGTGATGAACAATTACAAATCAAAGATCACTCTTCAGGAAGTGGCGGAATTGGCAAACTTATCTGTTAGTGCTTTTAGTAGGTTTTTTAAATCCCGGGCAAACAAATCTTTCTCTGATTTTGTAAGTGATGTACGGATCAGTCATGCCTGTAAACTTCTGCATGAGGAGGATATTCATATTTCAGAGGTTTGCTACGAAAGTGGATTTAATACGCTTTCCAACTTTAATAAACAGTTTAAGGATAGAATAGGGAAGACCCCACTCAATTACCGTAAGGAATACCTGGATAGCTTTATAGATTCCTAA